Below is a window of Arabidopsis thaliana chromosome 2, partial sequence DNA.
ACAGAGAACATCAAGTATGAAGAGGTatctgttttatattttttatatataaatgaatgtATACATGTAGATAGAGAAATCTGGTTTTTGATTGGTGgctatttatttatgtatgcAGAGTTTCATCAAGAACACTCGAGGAATGAAACTGTTCACGTGCAAATGGGTACCAGCAAAGCAAGAGCCAAAGGCTTTAGTCTTTATTTGCCATGGATATGCAATGGAATGTAGCATCACCATGAACAGTTGAGATACTTCAGCCAACTTCATGATTTCTTATGTATTCATCAAAGATAATAGATTTGTTAACAATTTTATTGATGTATATATGATTGGATCAGGTACTGCGAGGAGGCTGGTGAAAGCAGGATTTGCGGTATATGGAATTGATTACGAAGGGCATGGAAAATCTGATGGGCTTAGTGCTTATGTCCCAAACTTTGACCATCTCGTTGATGATGTCTCTACTCACTACACAAGCATTTGCGGTAATGTTGACTTTTATTTGTGGGGGTTAAAAGTGAAATATTGACTTTTTAGACCTAGACTATATCTTTTGAAGACACTGTCAAAaccgcttttttttttactcattcagataattttgatcaaataaagaatattttcttttcgaAATTATCTATCATGTCATCATGATGCTTTTTGTTGGATGGAAGCAACCCATACATAATTGAGTGTCTTTTGTCTGACTTTATCAAAAAAGTATTGCCtgatgtttgtttattattgtgTGTGGTTGGAATaattagagaaagaagagaataaagGGAAGATGAGGTTCTTGTTAGGAGAATCAATGGGAGGAGCAGTGCTTTTGTTGTTACACAGAAAGAAGCCTCAGTTTTGGGATGGGGCTGTCTTGGTTGCTCCAATGTGTAAGGTATATGTTCATTCTCTCATGCATCTTTTCATATCCAAATGTTTATTATGGGTCATTGCAATATCGTTTAGGTGATGTTTTTTTCATAcgtaaaatttgttttgtttaaaaaagaTAAGTTCAAACTTTTTAGTGGGAAAAAGTGAGAGTTACATAtgcaaataattattttttaaaaatatagaaagtaGAACCAGTATGCATTACCAGCCTGGCTTGTATTTTATAGGGGGGATTATTAGGGAAAGAATCTAAATTTAtgcttttctttatttttaagaaatatatattcacatatatagaaataattaGCCAGACtggttcatatattataagaGGGAAGTTTGAATATGATTAAAACAGTATTATTTTGGTGTGATGCAACTTTTTGCCCACTCAATTCGAAAGgaacaaacatatattatgtGCCAAAATGTTGGTTGTCAATTTTTCAAACTGGTCATCATGATGTGAAAGATGCTGAATTATTAGTATAGCAACTGGTTAGGTAATTATTGAGGAGACTCAGACTTTATTTACATAATATCAATTTATCTTAACTAATCTTGTATAATTATTATAGGCATCCCACTAAGTTTGTGAAGTAATTATGGTATGGATAATGCTAAAAGCatattatcataaaaaaataaatctagggtgtaaataaaatttattaacatGTGGCgtgattaataaatttttctgaTGTCACAGATTGCTGAAGAAATGAAACCAAGCCCTTTGGTAATTTCGATATTGGCCAAACTTAGTGGAGTGATACCTTCGTGGAAAATCATCCCTGGCCAAGATATCATTGAGACTGCTTTTAAGCAGCCAGAAATCAGGAAACAggtgttttcacttttttagCAAGACATtctaattcatatatatgtctaATTCAAAACATATAGGTAATGATAAAGTGAATTAATGATTATAGGTTAGGGAAAATCCCTACTGCTACAAGGGACGTCCACGTTTGAAGACTGCTTATGAGCTTTTGAGGGTTAGCACCGATCTCGAGAAGAGGCTTAATGAGGTATTCATTGATCATTTCATTACTTAAGAAGACGATAATTTATGAAAGAGGTTAGTCATGTGAGTAATTTCACGTAATGGAGCAGGTTTCATTACCGTTCATAGTTTTGCACGGTGAAGACGATAAAGTCACAGATAAAGCGGTGAGTCGACAACTGTATGAAGTTGCATCTAGTTCGGACAAGACTTTCAAGTTGTACCCTGGGATGTGGCATGGTTTACTCTATGGAGAGACACCAGAGAATATCGAGACTGTTTTTGCTGACATCATTGGCTGGTTGGATAAGAAAGTTGCTGATGAAAGTGGAGGCTTTGAATCCGAGCTTAAACGTAAAAATGATGGTATTCCTTTGAAAGGGTAGTTATCActttaacataaacaaataaaggATAGTTAAAATCTGTTTgtctgtttgtttttctctcttttcctgAATTCTGTTTATGTTAATTAGTTGTTACCATGTTTGTCACTCTCTGACTTAGTGTAATactatttaataatttatggatttgatttcacaagaaaatatttgaaagaaattgtTTGATTATGTGTGGACGTGTACAAAATATGGTTAAGAGACGATCCATAAGTCAACAAGGTGCATGAGACATTCTTTGACACGAGTAGAATATTGGCACTTCTAGTATTGGTTCCGTTATCGAACAAAACCATCTTTACATGCATTTGTTAGTAAGTAGCAAATCATTAGCTaatcaaaataagaaaatataggATCAGTTGAATTTCTAACTCAACTAAAGCAAATAAACAACAACTCCACTCCATTCTCACCACCTTAAACCAAATTCTCCAATGCCTCTTTATATAAACTCATTACACCTTCCATCAATAAAcatcaaacacaaaccaaagaCAACTTGAGTAACCAAACCAAAGACTAAAAATGGCCAAAGCTCTTCACATAaccatctttctcttcctcataTCCTCCAATCTCCTCGCATTTATCAACTCCGCCAGACTTCTTGACGAGATCCAACCTCAGCCTCAGTTAGTCCCTACCGGCCAAATCCCCACTGTGGCTCCAACCGAAGCTGAGGAGGAGGATGGAACCGATGACAACCCAGGACTAGCAACCACAACCACAACTGCATCAGCAGTTACAGTCCCAGCCGGTCCAGCAGAGGCTACAGAGCCATTACTAGAGTTCTTTATGCATGACGTGCTAGGCGGATCTCACCCATCAGCTCGTGTGGTTACAGGTATAGTAGCTCAAACTGAAGTGAACGGAATACCATTCTCAAAGGCCAGTAACAGCATTTTCCCGGTTGACAATGGAGTCCCACTGGTCAACTCAAACAACATCAACAGTGTCATTAACCCAAACACAGCTCCACTTCTCACCGGACTTGGCGGTGCTCAAACCTCCACCGtcatccaaaacactaacggAAATTCCAACGATGCCCTTAGCGCCAACAGTCTCCCTTTTGTAACTGCCGGGAACCTTCCTCCCGGTGCTGCCCTCCAGCATCTCATGTTCGGAACCATAACCGTTGTAGATGATGAGCTAACCGAAAGCCACGAGCTTGGCTCAGCCGTTATAGGGAGAGCTCAAGGCTTTTACTTGGCCAGTTCCCTGGACGGAACAAGTCAGACTCTTTCTCTGACTGTATTGCTACATGGTGAGCATGACCAGCATGACACTTTAGACGATGCCATTAGTTTCTTTGGGGTTCACAGAACCGCCTCTCATGCCTCCCAGATCGCGGTTATAGGCGGGACCGGGAAGTTTGAACACGCCAAAGGGTATGCCATAGTGGAAACTCTGCATAACCAGGACAACCAGCATATCACTGATGGTCAAGACACCATCCTCCATTTCAGTGTATACCTTACCTACAAAGCTTGAAGAGAAAATGAGTgttaaaacaagaaatgatTGCTTTTTTATATGTTCTTGCTCACTAGCTTCCGCTTGGGGCCTTTTTCCTTTGTTGCGCAAATTTGATTTCTaaagaaatttatttaaatgagactgtttcaatcaaaatcttgtttcattcacacaaaaaactttgttgaaACACTTTGACAAATGGGTACAAGTCACACAATAAGCTTTTGAAGCAATGTGACTGACTTGCTAAGAGGCCAATCCTAGACCTGACAAAGAAACTATTTGTATACAAAACTTTCTCAAATGCTATACATCTCCCTTTGATGATGCAAGCCAAATGCAACCACTACTCTGTTTCTATTCTCAATCAAAATGTAAGAATGCAATGTGAAAcgaaaaaagaatgaaaagaaTCACTCTATATACCCTACATGAAGCTGACAACCTCAGACAACAACTCATCCACTATCATACTTTCTAATTCACAAACCACTGACTCATCATCAGCTTCGAGTTCTAACCACTCATCAATGTCTATGACTGGCACTTTGGccaatgattttttcttggatcGCTTCTCTTGCCTAGAAAGTACTTTCCAGAGTTCTTGTTTCAGTCCACATGTGCTTAGCGCAGTGCCTAGCCTCCTAGAAACGGGTTTCTTCCATGTTGGTGTAGCTGAAAAGGATTCTAGaatctctacaagacttgAATTGACTCtgtcaaacaaaatctttctGTCAGATCTTTTCCAAGATGTCTCTGTGTAATACTTCTTCTCCAGTTTCTCGAAGATCTTGGGGGTGATGACTAAATCCCGTTTGCCAGGAACGCAATTCTTGTCCCCAAGTAAAACTTCAGCCAAGATATCATCAATGTAAGAAGAATCCCTGCTTTCTTGGGTATCCAAGAACCCAATTGGTTCACTTTCCTTGCTTTCTTTGATTGCAGAATCAAGTGCAGACTCCTCATCGCTTGATACTTCCATCCCACTCCCATCTGAATAACTCTCAGATTCAGATTTCAGGGTTTCCAGCTGATTCTCTAGACCTAATGAGATTAACACAAGTAgtttattaaagttttttacATTGCATGcaacaacaaatatttttacagCTACAAAACTTGTTCCTTACTTAGAAAATTGGGATAAGGAAGATCTTCACTGTCGTCTAAAATATCTTCACTATCGTCTAAGTTATCTTCATAAAACATTGGCTCCAGAACAGAAACAGGACTAGGTTGATGAGCATCTTCCGAAT
It encodes the following:
- a CDS encoding Disease resistance-responsive (dirigent-like protein) family protein (Disease resistance-responsive (dirigent-like protein) family protein; FUNCTIONS IN: molecular_function unknown; INVOLVED IN: lignan biosynthetic process; LOCATED IN: endomembrane system; EXPRESSED IN: leaf apex, hypocotyl, root, petiole, leaf; EXPRESSED DURING: LP.04 four leaves visible, LP.08 eight leaves visible; CONTAINS InterPro DOMAIN/s: Plant disease resistance response protein (InterPro:IPR004265); BEST Arabidopsis thaliana protein match is: Disease resistance-responsive (dirigent-like protein) family protein (TAIR:AT3G55230.1); Has 728 Blast hits to 728 proteins in 43 species: Archae - 2; Bacteria - 4; Metazoa - 2; Fungi - 4; Plants - 715; Viruses - 0; Other Eukaryotes - 1 (source: NCBI BLink).); amino-acid sequence: MAKALHITIFLFLISSNLLAFINSARLLDEIQPQPQLVPTGQIPTVAPTEAEEEDGTDDNPGLATTTTTASAVTVPAGPAEATEPLLEFFMHDVLGGSHPSARVVTGIVAQTEVNGIPFSKASNSIFPVDNGVPLVNSNNINSVINPNTAPLLTGLGGAQTSTVIQNTNGNSNDALSANSLPFVTAGNLPPGAALQHLMFGTITVVDDELTESHELGSAVIGRAQGFYLASSLDGTSQTLSLTVLLHGEHDQHDTLDDAISFFGVHRTASHASQIAVIGGTGKFEHAKGYAIVETLHNQDNQHITDGQDTILHFSVYLTYKA
- a CDS encoding alpha/beta-Hydrolases superfamily protein (alpha/beta-Hydrolases superfamily protein; BEST Arabidopsis thaliana protein match is: alpha/beta-Hydrolases superfamily protein (TAIR:AT2G39410.2); Has 4720 Blast hits to 4720 proteins in 1453 species: Archae - 32; Bacteria - 3497; Metazoa - 120; Fungi - 143; Plants - 476; Viruses - 35; Other Eukaryotes - 417 (source: NCBI BLink).), producing the protein MASETENIKYEESFIKNTRGMKLFTCKWVPAKQEPKALVFICHGYAMECSITMNSTARRLVKAGFAVYGIDYEGHGKSDGLSAYVPNFDHLVDDVSTHYTSICEKEENKGKMRFLLGESMGGAVLLLLHRKKPQFWDGAVLVAPMCKIAEEMKPSPLVISILAKLSGVIPSWKIIPGQDIIETAFKQPEIRKQVRENPYCYKGRPRLKTAYELLRVSTDLEKRLNEVSLPFIVLHGEDDKVTDKAVSRQLYEVASSSDKTFKLYPGMWHGLLYGETPENIETVFADIIGWLDKKVADESGGFESELKRKNDGIPLKG
- the TRM18 gene encoding Phosphatidylinositol N-acetyglucosaminlytransferase subunit P-like protein (Phosphatidylinositol N-acetyglucosaminlytransferase subunit P-related; FUNCTIONS IN: molecular_function unknown; INVOLVED IN: biological_process unknown; LOCATED IN: cellular_component unknown; EXPRESSED IN: 19 plant structures; EXPRESSED DURING: 9 growth stages; BEST Arabidopsis thaliana protein match is: unknown protein (TAIR:AT3G53540.1).) — translated: MESKEIRSSSVFERSMRFNGLFQDKLRVVEKQNQPPKRFNQKESNSGFTVIPTKQLCRVYLQKPNLLASKGIIDALAKPPHRIFGRRYDQQNFKSKLRHLHTTSIDPLKHKFGKEENSLRYFTPLGFSSGSRLGDRKKGKDLSFQEEKPKEMKKLCDQKKERVVREVKSSLVVSTSRDRVAADVKFRDLSSSGFISKDINAESVDCSHGSPECQTNSEDAHQPSPVSVLEPMFYEDNLDDSEDILDDSEDLPYPNFLSLENQLETLKSESESYSDGSGMEVSSDEESALDSAIKESKESEPIGFLDTQESRDSSYIDDILAEVLLGDKNCVPGKRDLVITPKIFEKLEKKYYTETSWKRSDRKILFDRVNSSLVEILESFSATPTWKKPVSRRLGTALSTCGLKQELWKVLSRQEKRSKKKSLAKVPVIDIDEWLELEADDESVVCELEKIKFAQQRKKAPSGS
- the TRM18 gene encoding Phosphatidylinositol N-acetyglucosaminlytransferase subunit P-like protein — translated: MESKEIRSSSVFERSMRFNGLFQDKLRVVEKQNQPPKRFNQKESNSGFTVIPTKQLCRVYLQKPNLLASKGIIDALAKPPHRIFGRRYDQQNFKSKLRHLHTTSIDPLKHKFGKEENSLRYFTPLGFSSGSRLGDRKKGKDLSFQEEKPKEMKKLCDQKKERVVREVKSSLVVSTSRDRVAADVKFRDLSSSGFISKDINAESVDCSHGSPECQTNSEDAHQPSPVSVLEPMFYEDNLDDSEDILDDSEDLPYPNFLSLENQLETLKSESESYSDGSGMEVSSDEESALDSAIKESKESEPIGFLDTQESRDSSYIDDILAEVLLGDKNCVPGKRDLVITPKIFEKLEKKYYTETSWKRSDRKILFDRVNSSLVEILESFSATPTWKKPVSRRLGTALSTCGLKQELWKVLSRQEKRSKKKSLAKVPVIDIDEWLELEADDESVVCELESMIVDELLSEVVSFM